The Brassica napus cultivar Da-Ae chromosome C7, Da-Ae, whole genome shotgun sequence genome has a segment encoding these proteins:
- the LOC111209863 gene encoding O-fucosyltransferase 8 — MGKQGSPRSPRPEPTDKQEKTGRRSLDSLTGNDLFIGRRIFGSEVTKAHHGSKHDQSYGSSNKFGYSWKKQHSWLRRNFKSILLMISVTSFIFFMDSIMVSIFHSDRSTVVQNISRLSNVTLHKNGSSQDASPVQMYSRLLNLASNSLAKNVFKPDAPNFREVRTSKSSQWKPCADNNNKTVALERSREMNNGYITVSANGGLNQQRVAICNAVAVAALLNATLVLPRFLYSNVWKDPSQFGDIYQEERFIEYLKDEVHVVRDLPQHLKSIDNKNLSLVTDAELVKEAKPVDYIEHVLPLLKKYGMVHLFGYGNRLGFDPLPFDVQRLRCKCNFHALKFAPKIQEAGSLLVKRIRRFETKRSRLDEALLGESMAKDSSTGDQEPLKYLALHLRFEEDMVAYSLCDFGGGETERKELQAYREDHFPLLLKRLEKSKSVSPEELRERGKCPLTPEEATLVLAGLGFKRGTYIYLAGSQIYGGSSRMLPLTTLYPNLVTKETLLTPQELAPFKNFPSQLAALDFIACAASDVFAMTDSGSQLSSLVSGFRIYYGNGHAPTLRPNKKRLAAILSDSETIKWKSFENRVRKMVEEGYKVSVRPYGRSIYRQPKCPECMCKF, encoded by the exons ATGGGGAAACAAGGATCACCGAGAAGTCCTCGGCCCGAACCGACAGATAAACAAGAGAAAACCGGGAGAAGAAGTTTGGATTCTTTAACAGGAAATGATCTCTTTATTGGTAGAAGAATATTTGGAAGTGAAGTAACCAAGGCTCATCATGGATCTAAACATGATCAAAGCTATGGCAGTAGCAACAAGTTTGGTTACTCTTGGAAGAAGCAACACTCATGGCTTCGTAGGAACTTCAAGTCGATTCTTCTGATGATCTCCGTCACCAGTTTCATATTCTTTATGGATTCCATTATGGTTTCGATCTTTCATTCGGATAGAAGCACCGTGGTACAGAACATTTCAAGGTTGAGCAATGTCACTCTACATAAG AATGGATCATCTCAAGATGCTTCACCGGTGCAAATGTATAGCCGTTTACTAAACTTAGCTTCAAATTCTCTTGCAAAG AACGTATTCAAACCTGATGCACCAAACTTCCGGGAGGTAAGAACTTCAAAGTCATCACAGTGGAAGCCTTGTGCTGATAATAACAATAAAACTGTGGCATTAGAGAGGTCTAGAGAAATGAACAATGGTTACATTACGGTTAGTGCAAATGGTGGCCTTAATCAACAGCGTGTTGCT ATCTGTAACGCTGTTGCGGTTGCTGCTCTTCTTAACGCGACTCTAGTTCTTCCTCGGTTTCTTTACAGCAATGTCTGGAAAGATCCTAG CCAGTTTGGTGACATATACCAGGAGGAACGTTTCATTGAGTATCTGAAAGATGAGGTGCATGTAGTCAGGGATCTTCCTCAACATCTAAAATCTATTGATAACAAAAATCTCAGCTTG GTTACTGATGCTGAGCTCGTAAAAGAGGCAAAGCCAGTGGACTACATCGAACACGTTCTTCCTTTGTTAAAGAAGTATGGAATGGTTCATCTCTTTGGATACGGGAACCGCCTCGGTTTTGATCCGTTGCCTTTTGATGTTCAG AGATTACGATGTAAGTGCAACTTTCACGCGCTAAAATTCGCTCCCAAGATTCAAGAAGCAGGATCtctgttggtgaaacggataaGAAGATTTGAAACAAAGCGTAGCAGGCTTGATGAAGCATTACTTGGTGAATCCATGGCTAAAGATTCCTCTACAGGAGATCAAGAACCATTGAAGTATCTAGCTTTACATCTAAGGTTTGAAGAGGACATGGTTGCTTACTCTCTGTGTGATTTTGGAGGAGGAGAAACGGAGCGTAAAGAGCTTCAAGCGTACCGAGAAGATCATTTCCCTCTTCTCCTCAAACGTTTGGAGAAATCAAA GTCTGTTTCTCCAGAAGAGTTGAGGGAAAGAGGAAAGTGTCCACTAACACCAGAGGAAGCAACTCTGGTACTTGCTGGTCTTGGATTCAAAAGAGGGACATATATATACTTAGCTGGTTCACAAATCTATGGAGGTTCTTCTCGTATGCTTCCTTTAACTACTCTTTACCCGAATCTCGTCACTAAAGAAACTCTCCTTACACCACAAGAACTTGCACCATTCAAGAACTTCCCTTCTCAG CTAGCTGCACTAGATTTCATAGCATGTGCAGCTTCAGATGTGTTTGCAATGACTGATTCTGGGAGTCAATTATCGTCCTTGGTGTCTGGATTTAGAATATATTATGGCAACGGTCATGCACCAACATTGAGGCCTAACAAGAAGAGGCTTGCAGCGATCTTATCAGACAGTGAAACAATAAAGTGGAAGAGTTTTGAAAATCGTGTGAGGAAGATGGTAGAGGAAGGTTACAAAGTTAGTGTTAGGCCTTATGGACGCAGTATCTATAGACAACCGAAATGCCCCGAGTGTATGTGTAAGTTTTGA